The Alosa sapidissima isolate fAloSap1 chromosome 6, fAloSap1.pri, whole genome shotgun sequence genome window below encodes:
- the pax1b gene encoding paired box protein Pax-1: protein MDQTYGEVNQLGGVFVNGRPLPNAIRARIVELAQLGIRPCDISRQLRVSHGCVSKILARYNETGSILPGAIGGSKPRVTTPNVVKSIREYKQGDPGIFAWEIRDRLLADGVCDKYNVPSVSSISRILRNKIGNLSQPNQYENSKPQHPQIPYNHMYPYSYSNPMSPTGNKLGNAPGVPVHGGHVSLSRAWSSMHTVGNFLGIRAFMDPSAIAGAEGYQPKLEDWTSVNRATFPSAHAINGIDKSPIEADIKYPQTSSSLSSYVQACAYSPANQYGVYSGPAGSYVTGHPWQSQGATLSHPNNATAMHASNLHSPMAFKHSREAGNRKPPSPLSKHQHETLSSVHGLALTTSGS from the exons ATGG ATCAAACATACGGAGAAGTCAACCAGCTCGGGGGTGTATTTGTTAATGGCCGACCTCTTCCCAATGCTATCCGAGCAAGAATCGTAGAGTTGGCCCAGCTCGGAATAAGACCTTGTGACATCAGTCGACAATTGCGCGTCTCGCATGGTTGTGTAAGCAAGATCTTGGCAAGGTACAACGAAACGGGTTCGATTTTACCCGGTGCAATTGGAGGAAGTAAACCACGAGTAACAACACCAAATGTAGTGAAAAGCATTCGGGAGTACAAGCAAGGAGACCCTGGGATATTTGCTTGGGAAATCCGTGACCGACTTCTCGCGGATGGAGTTTGCGACAAGTACAACGTTCCTTCAGTGAGCTCCATTAGCCGAATTCTTAGGAACAAGATTGGAAATCTGTCGCAACCGAATCAGTATGAAAACAGCAAGCCACAACATCCACAGATACCATACAACCACATGTATCCATACTCCTATTCCAATCCAATGTCTCCTACCGGGAACAAGCTGGGTAACGCACCTGGAGTGCCGGTACACGGAGGGCACGTCAGCCTGTCGCGGGCCTGGTCGTCGATGCACACTGTTGGCAATTTTTTAGGTATACGGGCCTTCATGGATCCTTCAG CTATTGCTGGAGCTGAGGGCTACCAGCCGAAGTTAGAGGATTGGACTAGCGTGAACCGAGCCACATTTCCCTCTGCACACGCCATCAATGGCATCGACAAGTCTCCCATAGAAGCGGATATCAAATATCCACAG ACCTCGTCGAGCCTCTCCAGTTATGTTCAAGCTTGTGCGTACTCTCCAGCCAATCAATATGGGGTATATAGTGGCCCGGCTGGTAGTTATGTGACTGGACATCCATGGCAGTCCCAAGGAGCCACGCTGTCTCATCCCAACAACGCCACAGCCATGCATGCGTCAAACCTGCACTCCCCTATGGCCTTCAAACACTCACGAGAAG CTGGGAACAGAAAACCTCCGAGTCCTCTGAGCAAGCACCAGCACGAGACCCTGAGTAGCGTGCACGGGCTCGCGCTCACTACCTCAGGCTCCTAA